aataatctttttttgtttttggttaaacATGCTAATAATATTAGCAACAAACAGTTTGTTATAAAAGAGTTCAGCTTTATCAAAAGCCAGTAAACTATTCACCACAGACAGTGGGTCATACAAAATAAGAAGTCAGTTAACTGAATAGCTCCCATTTTATCTAACCTATCAGCACATCTATTTCCTTCACTAAATATGTGTTACTGTGCAATTAGGGAATGGTCTAATCAGGTTCCTACAAACAATCAAAAGAGGTTCTAACATGAGATTTATAGTGGAAAGATTAGAAAGCAAAAAAACCAATCACTTTTGCATCTAATTCTGTATTGATATTGTCTATGTTCAACTGCCGAGCCAGAGAGAGGCCATCCTTTAGGGCCCAAATCTCAGCCATATTGCTGGAAATACTCCCAAGATTCCTCGCAAAACTAGCGATCCAGTCTCCATTACTACAGCACAGCACCCCACCTCCCCCCGCCTTCTTAGGATTTCAATAACAGATTCGTCTGTATTAAGCTTCACCCAACCCGGAATGGGCTTTTTCCAGCTAACTTGGACTTGGATTCTACTTGGTTTGCTGGAGTTATTAGGTAAAATAACAAAGAATCTAGCTCCCTTCTTGATATAATGAGAGTGTATGTTTGGGTCGGTTCTCCCAAATTGGAAGATAAACCTATTTCAATGGAGCCAAATCATCCATATAGCTTGGGGAAAAAACAATCTTCCAAGGTATACGAGGCTGCAAGAGAAACTCATGAGATTCACAGTTCCTTATTAACCAATTCAACAGCAGGTCCTAAAGAAATCCTGCCTTGCATCATTGATTCCCAAGTTCCTCTAAACATCCTTTGCCACGCTTCAGTCTCGTAGAACATGGGTAATTGACTCAGCAAACATACCACATAAATCACAGGTAGTATCAATATTAAAACCTCTTGAACCTAAAACTTCTTTAGTACGGATGCTAAAGTGAGAGCATTGCCAAAGGAAGAATTATATTTTTGACGTAGTTTTGGCATTTTAGACCCACAAGTTATAAGCATCCAGGTtcaaaggattcaaactttgagCAATCAGATGGTTCGATTTTAGAGTGAAATTCCCATCCTTAGAAAAAGCCCATATGAGTATATCTTCCTGCAAAGGGTTTGAAGTAAGAGGGATCCCTTTAGTTTCTTGCATGATATACTCTGGCAAAACAAAGGAAATCCCAACATCATTAGATAGAAAGTCCTTAATTGAGATGTTCCCTTCCCCCTCTATTAGAGGGCCTTGAATTTGTTTCCtaagagcactcacagcagtggTGCTATATAGGTATAACGCTATTTTTTAGCTCCAAATATCAAAAAACCATCACGTAGCAGTGGAGCTAAGTCTAAAAGATTTAGCtcctcagctacagtgcacatctaaagatagatgtgcactgtagctcaaagctaaaaaaaaaaaaaaaaatttattacacttctctctcctctctccttaaaatattcttttccttttctctctctctctctctctctctctctctctctctctccggcttctctgctttcttctttcttcctcaatttttttttttctctctagctcaCCGGTCTCTTATATCTCTCATCCCTCAGCTCGtcggtcaatttttttttctctctagctcgCCGGCCTCCCTCATCCTTCAACTCGccggtcaatttttttttctctctttcctgtTGTATGTAAATTTGTGTACATGAGCTTAGCTATCTCCTCCATTCTAACAAAAATTCATTACAGTTCCATTAATTTTGACTTGTGAAAGCATATACAGCAAAATCTTAATCCATTGAAATGCAAATTccaaaatcaataatgtaaaagCAAACACAAGTGGAAACCATTTTCTTCTTAACTCACCAACTTTGCTGAAATTCTCATTCATTGTCTCAAATCTGGATTGGTAATCACAAACTTGCTTCTCTGCACTGCTTAAAGCATCTAGAAACTCTGATTTAACCTAAAAACAACCATAGCAAAAAACCGATTCAAAAAATTTGGTCCAAATTTCAGCGAAGAAAAAGCAAAATGTGGAACCGTACCATTTGGCGACATTGGTAGGTGCAGAGGAGATGATCGGAGTGCTGTTGTGGCGACTCGTGGAGCGGCGCCGCCAAAGGAGAGTCCTTGTAGATGACCATACGGCGGTCCAACCCGGCAGCCGATGGGCTCTCCGGGGGCATCGTTTCGGATCGCGGCCTCTTCGGAGGCGGAGTTCGAACTATCATCGTcgtcttctctctctctgtctctcaatCGCAGATTCCAAGGGATTTTaggctgtgtgtgtgtgtgttttaaaaaGAGGGGTTTTGAAATGAAAGTGAAGAGAGCCACTTTTCAAAAGGGTGCCTGTGAAGCAACAATGGCCGACAGTGCCACCTCTAGTGTgtgagtttgtttgtttgttttttttttttttttttaatgtattttcatatgggaatgatgtttgattttttttttcttctgtggGTTTGATGGCTGTGGTGGTGGCgatggtggttgttgtggctatggtttggtggtatggtgtttgatttttttttttttcctgtgggtttggtggttgtggtggtggattTGTGAATATGAtggtggtttgattttttattttgtttgtgggtttggttgtcttctggtggtggtggtggtggtggtggtgtgggttgttttttttgggtagtgggatatattattttattgtaggtggtatattattttattacgtTGATAGCTAAAATAAATCCACTGTTGCAGCATATGTAtaggtataatagataaaataacttttggtggagctaaaaagctaaatttttagctccactgctgtggatgctctaagaggGCTTGAGGTCAACCAAAAGTCACCCCATACACTCACAACTTCCCCATTAGAAATAGGCCATTTTAATCCTTTGTTAAACACCTCCCCCCCTTCCTTAATTTAGCAGTCTTCAATAGTGCAATCTCATTTTTATGGATCTATGAATTCATCATTAAAATCAACCTTTATTATATTcctttcctttttaaaaaaaatataaatataaataggtacaaatagaaaaaaaaaaaaaatcactcaaaAGACAAACCCACGCCACCATGTACGATTAACCCACACTTGATGCCAGCACTCATTTTCACTCAAAAAACACCAAAGGCCACACATGTCATTTGCATGAGAGAAAGAATGACATAGACAGCACTAGCTCCACCGCCGCTCCAAAACTTGAAGAGAGAGCCACGTTGTTTGCTCTACCGCTACTTGTCCTCCTCCCTTTCTCTAAGGACATGCTACCCAGATGGGTTAGAATTTGATTGGTTTTAAGATTATGTTGCGTTTGTGTTTTGATTGTGTATCCTTTAGAGTTTATTAGAGccgtttgagagagagaaagggttTGGGTTGAGTTTTGTAGCCGTTGTGAATTGAATGTTGAGAGTAAAAGTTCAATATTTTTAAGAGGTTGGGTTGAATTATTTATTCTGGTTAATTCTTTTCTTCAGAGTCAGACAAACAAAGTGacatttttttgtgggttttgggcaATGAGCTGAGCTCGTACTAAATGACTCATATACCCTCATTTATCAGCTCAAGACGACGGACACTGCAACAAATTTGGAATAAAAAAGATGGGTAAGTTAGGCAAAGCGAAAAGTAGCCTCTTTAGTCTTTTCTTCCCCtccattcaatttcaaatattcATTAGGCATTCGGCAAAAGCAGCACACACAGTACACTGCACTACagcagtagtagtagtagtagatcTAATCACTCTCATTTGCTCAGAATGAACCGAACTTTCTCTTCTAAGATCCCAAAGAAACCTTCTCCAGCACCGCCAAAGGTCGATGGAAGCACTGACAAgaccaagaaaaagaagaagaagaagcagagtcCTACCCGAAACCCATTACAAGATTTCAATGCCATTTCCACCATCTCCAGCAGTAGCTATGGCAGTGAGTCTTCTACTGTGTCCAGTGAAGCTCCCAGAGGCTGCCTcaggttctttctctctcaccattcttcttcttctacttctaaTTCTACTTCAAATTCGAAAACCCCTTTTGATAGATACAAAACTGTGTCCAAAACACCCAAATCAGCCCCTAATGTGATGGTTTCAAAGCTATCCAAATCTAAGCCCTCAAGGGAGAGCAAACTGTCAAAATCAAACATTGAAGAAAACCCAGATAGACCCATATCACagaaagcaaagaaaattaagaaaaacccACCTTGCTTGTACCAATGGCAATCTGGGAAGAAAACCAGTTCCAAAACCGGGCAAAGATTGAAACTTTCTTCTGTTCTAAACAATACTGATGATTCTGTGAATAAATTGGCATCTGGGTCTGAAGTAGGACTTGTGAGGGTGGTTAGTCATGTAGGTGAGGCCACTGAGCTCAAACCATGGGGTGCTGCTGATGCAACTTGTACTCCTTTGAGTAAGATAGCAAGTGGGTCAGGTTTCGATAGTGAAGTTGGTAAGGTTGTGGAGGAGAACTCAAACCGGAGCAATAGTAAGACACCTCCTGTTCTGCCCTCGGTGTCGCCTGAGATACAATGTGGATCATCTGTGGTGTCTACAACGATAACGCCTTCTTGTTATGCTGCTGGCCCCATGGTTTCTGGGGTCACTGACAAGAGGAAATGTAGGCCTAGAGGGATTCTAGCTATTGGAGAAAATGATGACTTTGGTAAAGTTAAGCCTTTTGATAgttttgatgatgatgttgatgaAGAAAATGTTGTAGGGGTTGGTGACAAGTCACTCGTGATCCCTGAACCTGCTGAGGCTTCAGTGCATTGGCTTTTATCTCCATGTAATGAGGAGGATGAGGATCAGAAGGAGAATTCTGAAAATATGTCATGCGGAGCTGAGAGGCCGGCAGGGTCTGCCATGCTTCAATCTCCTTCACCCTTATCTGGTGATGGGTTTTCTTCAGATATTAGTAACAATTGTAATACAACAAGTACTACTACTAGTAGTTGGAGAAGGAGTACTCATTTAATTTCTCCAAAGGGACTTCCAGAATTTGAAGGATTTATGGAGCCTCTGTGTGACCAAGAGGCCATTATGTCTTCTCATTGTGTGACACCAAGTCGTGAGGCTGTTCCCTTAAAAGAAGGTGGGAAAAACCATAATGATATTGAAGGTGAGAATTCTCCATTCTCCAAGGGCTCTTTTAGTGGAAATGTCATGCAAACCCCACAATCAGACTTAAGCTCAGGTAGACCTGTTGGCCTATCATGGTTAAATGAAGACAGTTACAAGAAACAGCACTTTGAAGCTGAACTGAATTCAGTGGCTAACATACTTCAAATGACAAGGTTGTCTCCCAAGAGACATTTATTAACAGAGGATACTGTTGATTCAAGTTTCCAGTTTGATTGTCTAACTAATTCTTCCAACTCCATCGATCTTACCCAATTTcagaaaattttagatgatCAAGCTTCATGGCTTTCAAATTCTACTTTTGATAGTGTGTCACAATCCCAGATGAGAATATCTTGGAGGGAAGGATTAGCTAGCCGAATTTATGAGATGGATGAATTTGATTGTTGCAGATGCTTATCAGATGAAGAGGAAGATGCCAGTGGCTGCAATGGTGACCAATTAAAATCCCATTGCAGTCCTGAGGCCAATAAAGATGTAGCAAGTAATCAGATATTTACTGGCAACTCGATGTGTACTGAATTTGTAGATAATGAACTAGGAACTGATGAGAATGGTAAAGAACAGTTTCCATCTCAATTACAATGTTCCTGTGCAGAATCCATCAGCACCGATGGAGGTGGCCTTGTTGCTTCAAAGGATTCAGATTGGAGTCTATGCTACAAGAACCACCTGTTTGAAGTATAATTCATTACCTTCTCTTTTATGGGTAAGTCTGACTAACCTGAGTTGAAAGATGGTTTTTCTTTGTGGTAACTGGGAATTACTACTTTAGGATGACTCCCACTCTTTTATTCTATTCTTTGAGTCATTTCAATTGTATTTTACTtgaattttcttcaattaaaacTTTGCTCTTCATTATATTATGTAGGATGTATTATGATTTGCCGGATCTGCAGTGAATATAATCTCAGTTGAGACTTGagaacttctttttttgttggtatattGAGAAATTCTGTCATAGTTCTTCTGTGAACTAATAATTCATGTCATCAAGAAGCAATTTAATAATCAAGATGGTGCCACTCTTAATAACTgctaatgatttttttgggtacatAAGTAATTCATTAAACACACTTAAACAGGAATAATGGAGATGGATCTTGCAGTGCATTGACCCTCCAAGTCCAAAAGGAACATTAGCAATATATCACTAGGAGGTTcagaaaacaaaatacaatcttCTTATTGATAGCATCTGTGCCTAGCTAATGTGTCAGCACAACAATTAGCTTCTCTAAACATATGTTTGACCCAAATGTAGGGAACTTTGGAAATCAATTCCCTGTAACTCATAATGTGTGCCTGTAAGTTTCTGTTAGGAGTGTCAGATTTTGTAACTATGTTAACTACCACTGCTGCATCAAGTTCTACTTCTAAAGAGCTCAAATGAAGTTGTTTAACCAAGAGTACCTCTCTAAGGGCCTAGAGCTTTGTCATTACAGTTGTTGTGACCCCTATGGATCCTAAAAACCCTTGTAACCATGTTAATCACCACAAAGAATGAGCTTTGAGATTTCATGAAATTTTGTAGAGCAATTTGAATTTCGAGTTTGTTTTAGTTGccagatcattttttttttttttttataccaataGCCTTATATTTTTCAGATAACAAATCCTTAAAAAGAAGGGAGCTCAACTTCTATAAGTTCTCAATTCATTATACTTAATAAGATGCCAGGAAGGGTAGAGAGAAATATGAGGTGACAATAGTAGTATCATTTATGTCATGCAATTTAGATGATAGATCTTGTGGGGTACTAGGATTCATGATTGATCCTAGATAAGGGAGCCAGATGAAAGATATGGAATCACAATGTTTTCTCTTTGACAATAATATGTGATGGAGGAACCCAATAATTCTAGTTTGAATGACAAATTCTTTTATAAGAACATGGTGTATGGTTAAGTCATGGATTCAAGGCCCTTTTGGAGCTTATGTAACTTATTAATGGAATAAAACTAAAGAAGATAACAATGGAGGTATAGAACCAGGAGAAAAGGTAAAgcttattattgttattattattaacaaaggTACAGctctataaaatataaattgcaGTAGCCAATGTAATAATAATCAATCTAGTTCCATCATTAAATGTAATCAATCTAGTTCCATCGTTAAATGTTCTTCATAATCCTTGTGatgttctccttttttttctttttcttttttgataaatagttacaatggggttggggggggggggggaaggatAGGAGATTTAAACTCTGGATGTCTCCGTTGAAAACGCTAGAAGGTGCTAGTTGAACTATGGCAAGTGATGTCCTATTCAATATGTTAGAATTTCCACACGTGTAACTATAAGTTGCTAACAATACTTTGGCTTGGTATTGGCCTTAAAAGCtatgataaaaatataaatggtAAACATAATCGAAGCATAAAGAAAGAGGTTCAAAGCAATTGAGACAAAATGGAAGCAAGTGGTTGAGTTTCCAATGCTTTTCAATAAGGACCTTGTTGTGGGACTGAAAGAGAAAGTGGAAAGATTTGATTAAGATTGAGAATTGGGAAAAGGTTGTTGAGAGAGCAAACGAGTTTCTGCAGTGTTTCATTTCCAACAAGCCTTAAAAGGAGCTCTAGGAACTCTGACTAGTTCTTTGAACAATGAGTTACATTTACAGACCATCAATGCTAATATTGGCATGTTTGGGACACTAATAGAAATAATCAATTAGTCCTTCTACTGtaggcattatttttttttccaaaaaagaattaagaaataatCATGGTAACCATTCAAGTAGatgaaattagtaaaattattcGGGAATGTATTGAGCAATATAATAGAGAAGTATGTAATGTTTTCTCTTTGCTCAGATGAGCTGAATACTTTACCAGATCACTAGAAATTTTTGCAAAGCTTATTGGTAATGCTTGAGAACTATGGGGAAATGGGTTATGGTTTTATTTATATAGAAGTCCACTAGTAATGTCAGTGGCATATCTTTGAGGCTAGATGGTAATATGCCTTTTATGTTGGGCTTTCTTCTTCCTGGGTTAGGTAGGTGTGTGTACCCTTCTTGTAGTATATTTAAGATGTTGGTGAGAGTTTGAAAGTGCTGCTAGTGGTATAATGAAGTTCCTGGGAAGGACTAGTGTTTTGGAATTCTGTACCATCTTGTTTTATGTTCCttttatggagagagagagagagagagaggaatagaagGATATTTTGACGACCAAGAGTTGTCCATGTAGagtcttaaatttcaattaatagGGTTGTTGTATTATTGGATGTTATTGAATGCGCCTAGACCTCCAAAGCTTTCTGTTCTCATAGTATTTGTAATTTGTAGTTTGTACTAGAAACTTTAGGGTATACATCCTGTTTACTTCATTGGTttttcttgtacttggtttttgtttaatgaaatttaagCCTTATGGTCTAATGTAGAAGTCTGAGTATTGCTTATAGCTAATACTGGATCTGGGTATAGTTTGGAGTCAGATAGAGTCATACTCATATCAACGGATCTAGAACTAACTCctcaaatttgtaaaatagaCCCAGCAAGCAAGGAAATGAGCCTAAAATTTGAAAACGACTCACCAAGCAGGAAATTGAGTAGAATTAACTCCTAAAATGTTGAAAATGGACCTAACAAGCAGGGAAATGGGCTGATTGAGCCATGGCGTACTAGTAGAAATGTAGAATAATTAGTCGAGGTTTCTAGATATAAGTTGAGACCAAATGGCCTGTAGCTGTAGGGATCTTAGTGGTCCATATGGGCAATTGCATAGGACATAAAAGGGGAGCTGTCAAGGATGACTTTATAGAGAGTGTTACTTTGTTGAAAAGACCAAGTTTGTTTGAACAGGTCTGAGAACTGAATACCTAAACATTGAGTTGTTGGAATTAATATTTACTAGTTAGTAAGTTTCTGaccatttttttacttaaaatggaTCCCAGCCTTAGTTTCTGACTATATTTGCTTACTAGGAATCAgaattttgatctttttgttttgttagtaaTCTTATATTCCCTTACTAATGTCCCTACATTTTTCAAAGACAGCATAAATCTGTTACACTGAAAATTTGCTTGTAGTAGGCCACTGTTTCTTTACTCTCCTTTATTCGAGCAAAAACTTTTGTGACATCAATAAGAAAAAGGTTGTAGTCTTTTTTCCCCTCTTCTAATTACACCTTGCTGTTAacattttttctcttaattgCTTTCTTAAGGGAGTATCAAATTTGTAAACAGAATAAAAGCtggtagtgttttttttttttttttttttttttaaaatttattttttattgctatttggttgaagatgaaaaaattgaaaatcagcAATTCTTCCGGGATTTGAAAAGGTAAAAAGAACTATAAATTTGATCTGGTTCGCTGTTgttaaataataattgaatCATTCACAATATTGGTAATTTAGAAGATAAAAGAGCCACAGACATTAGTTACactttgtttttgcatttataatttaatgACTTGAGACTGaaattagagattttttttttccctcttgatTTTAAGTCTTTTATTGCTGTGATGCCGTAGGGAGAACTTAGATCTAGTGTAGATCTGACATGAACCAGCGAAGAGATGCCACCTTCAAGCAAATTGAcacttacaaaaaataatttaagaagGAATTCTAGTAATAAACAGGATTACTGCTACAAGAAGtagattttagatttatttatttatttatttttggagtgAGAAGGTAGATTGAAGTTGGGACactaaaaaatcatttttatatagTCAAAGAGACCAAAGATTAGTGAAATATGATAAATGAAAGACTAGTCTGGTTTATAACAAACAGGTTGATAAAATGGACTGATGCACATTATTTTTCTGTGGGCTTAAATTCTGCAAACCCCCTGATTGAGgatgaaaaacttgaaaatcaGCATAGCTGGGGGTTGTAATGCAAGAGAACTataattttgttactattcTTTGTTATAACAAAACATGAAACAGTAATTGATTCATTTAAAGTATCAATCCGTTATCTTTAAATGGGAGAAGACACAAAGACATTAGTTATACTTGATTTTCCACAGATGATATCATGACCTGATTATTGAAATGCAATTATATACTTGATTTTGTACATATGATGTAATGACTTAATATTGAAATGCAATTATATGCTGCATGCGGAAACTACTTTTACAAATGACCATTCTCTAAGCCTTGTTCTTGTTGTTGACTTCTTGTTCTAATGGATTACATGACCAGAAAACCACTAAACCAGAGGTATTGTGCATATCAGCTTCCTCTAGCcattcaaaatagtaagttaggcacgttttcaaacaattaagaaaactaacatctcgagttttagaaactcgagatccatattataACTCGACTCCAAAAGACTCGAGTAGCGAGTGGGAAATTTcgacatagatctcgagtctttaaaactggatttccatgaaaaaaatttcatctatagtggcgtttttaagccttacagtgacgttttaaagccctatagcggcgtttttctgcaaaattttttttataagtacagGTTTAggggtcctatagtggcgtttttaagccctatagtgacgttttaaagacgtatagcggcgttttttctcaattaatggaaatcgagtttttaaaactcgattttcagcctaatttttttcccacttgAAGTTAatccacttacaaatcgagacttaaaaactcgagttttatcttggaactcgagttttagacactcgagatgctagttttcaaaattgttttaaaacgtgacaattaactaaattttttaatatttattgttatttagaaaaaaaattccactaaACCAACCCTTGAGGTTATACAAGACTATTTTCCATTGGCAACTTTTAACTTTGTTTAAGTAATAGTacattgtttctctttttctggTAAAAGATATGTCTTGTAACAATTTTGCTGTTTTAAATCTTTTTACTTTCTTGATATTCATTAGGGATGTATATCTGAAGTCTGAACACCATGGAAATGATTTTAATCCCTTTGTTTCTTAAACTTGAAGAAACAAAATCTAAATCCTGTTTTGATGATAAATCAATTGTCATTTGTCACATTTTTTTGATCCTGATAAGATAAATCGCAACtagacatgtaaaatatttgcaCTTATAACTTGTCTGTTAAGTCTTTAACTAAATGTTCTTAAGCTTATCTCTAGATTCTTATCTCTTTTCGTTTGCCTTGTCACCAAGAATATAGATCAACACTATCCTGAAACACACTCAACATTTTAGCTATATAATTGTATTTAACGGTAACTATCATATGGGTCAAGCTAGCCTAAGCATGTTGAAATATTCCAACACTaaataatatgtatatatattatatagtttgCGTAATCCAATAGAGAAATATGTTCcacaaaaaaagataaatgtATATCTT
The Quercus lobata isolate SW786 chromosome 10, ValleyOak3.0 Primary Assembly, whole genome shotgun sequence DNA segment above includes these coding regions:
- the LOC115965261 gene encoding uncharacterized protein LOC115965261; amino-acid sequence: MNRTFSSKIPKKPSPAPPKVDGSTDKTKKKKKKKQSPTRNPLQDFNAISTISSSSYGSESSTVSSEAPRGCLRFFLSHHSSSSTSNSTSNSKTPFDRYKTVSKTPKSAPNVMVSKLSKSKPSRESKLSKSNIEENPDRPISQKAKKIKKNPPCLYQWQSGKKTSSKTGQRLKLSSVLNNTDDSVNKLASGSEVGLVRVVSHVGEATELKPWGAADATCTPLSKIASGSGFDSEVGKVVEENSNRSNSKTPPVLPSVSPEIQCGSSVVSTTITPSCYAAGPMVSGVTDKRKCRPRGILAIGENDDFGKVKPFDSFDDDVDEENVVGVGDKSLVIPEPAEASVHWLLSPCNEEDEDQKENSENMSCGAERPAGSAMLQSPSPLSGDGFSSDISNNCNTTSTTTSSWRRSTHLISPKGLPEFEGFMEPLCDQEAIMSSHCVTPSREAVPLKEGGKNHNDIEGENSPFSKGSFSGNVMQTPQSDLSSGRPVGLSWLNEDSYKKQHFEAELNSVANILQMTRLSPKRHLLTEDTVDSSFQFDCLTNSSNSIDLTQFQKILDDQASWLSNSTFDSVSQSQMRISWREGLASRIYEMDEFDCCRCLSDEEEDASGCNGDQLKSHCSPEANKDVASNQIFTGNSMCTEFVDNELGTDENGKEQFPSQLQCSCAESISTDGGGLVASKDSDWSLCYKNHLFEV